A genomic window from Chitinophaga pollutisoli includes:
- a CDS encoding peptidoglycan DD-metalloendopeptidase family protein produces MKRTIALLLMLPQLVQAQSLPEKHYPKGYFRNPLNVPIELAGNFGELRPNHFHSGLDLKTQQRENLPVHAAAEGYVSRIGVSHTGFGNVLYITHPNGYTTVYAHLNKFFPQLEAYIERQQYEKESWAVDLTIPPDMFPVTKGQFVAWSGNTGGSAGPHLHFEIRDTQTEKPLNGMLFGFNIPDTRDPEISRIVIYDRNKSIFEQTPVTVPVRRGKDGKYAATRPLVQMPTDKVSLGVSALDRQSNSPNPNGIYEAMLIRDGAVDLGFQLDNIGYDETRYLNAHIDYKMKKGGGPYVQLLFSLPGNQLDIYKEEGGDGVIDLSDGKAHPVTVRVTDAYGNYSDVKISLQQSGGASSPANCANRMFPESMNIFENNQVEFSLDEGSLYDELCFRYSEIASAAGYSNIYRLHSALVPLHAGFSLRIKPTRPVPEHLRDHMVLQRKGFGESVTAAAPEADGWYRGSSRDLGDFQLMVDTIAPKITVLGGVKQNANLSGAGRIAFSMSDGSGIKSYRAELDGKWLRFSRKSNVVSYNFDKHCPPGTHTLTLTVTDIANNSSTYTLTFKR; encoded by the coding sequence ATGAAAAGAACGATAGCTCTCTTGCTCATGCTCCCGCAGCTCGTGCAGGCGCAGTCATTGCCGGAGAAACATTACCCGAAAGGCTATTTCAGAAACCCGCTGAACGTTCCCATTGAACTTGCCGGTAATTTCGGCGAACTGCGGCCCAATCACTTCCATTCCGGCCTCGACCTCAAGACACAGCAACGCGAGAACCTCCCCGTTCACGCCGCGGCGGAAGGTTATGTGAGCCGGATCGGCGTGTCGCACACCGGCTTCGGCAACGTGCTTTACATCACCCATCCCAATGGCTACACGACGGTGTACGCCCACCTCAATAAATTCTTTCCACAACTCGAAGCATATATCGAGCGCCAGCAATACGAAAAGGAAAGCTGGGCCGTAGATCTCACCATCCCGCCGGACATGTTCCCGGTCACCAAAGGCCAGTTCGTTGCCTGGAGCGGCAATACCGGCGGTTCCGCGGGCCCGCACCTCCACTTCGAAATCCGCGACACCCAAACGGAAAAGCCCCTGAACGGCATGCTCTTCGGTTTCAATATTCCCGATACGCGAGATCCGGAAATCTCCCGCATCGTGATTTACGACCGCAACAAGAGCATTTTCGAACAAACGCCGGTGACGGTGCCCGTTCGCCGGGGAAAAGACGGTAAATACGCCGCCACGCGGCCCCTCGTGCAAATGCCCACCGACAAGGTGAGCCTGGGCGTCAGCGCGCTGGACAGGCAAAGCAATTCCCCCAACCCCAACGGCATCTACGAAGCCATGCTCATCCGCGACGGCGCGGTGGACCTCGGTTTCCAGCTCGACAATATCGGCTACGACGAAACGCGGTACCTCAACGCCCACATCGATTATAAAATGAAGAAAGGCGGCGGTCCGTATGTGCAGCTGCTGTTTTCGCTGCCGGGTAACCAGCTCGATATTTACAAAGAAGAAGGCGGCGACGGGGTGATTGATTTGTCGGACGGAAAGGCGCACCCGGTAACGGTGCGCGTAACGGACGCTTACGGGAACTACAGCGATGTAAAGATCTCGCTGCAGCAGAGCGGCGGTGCTTCGTCACCGGCGAACTGCGCCAACCGGATGTTCCCCGAGTCGATGAACATTTTCGAGAACAACCAGGTGGAATTCAGCCTGGATGAGGGCTCGCTGTACGACGAGTTGTGTTTCCGGTATTCGGAGATCGCGTCTGCCGCGGGTTATTCGAATATCTACCGGCTGCATTCGGCGCTGGTGCCGCTGCATGCGGGCTTCAGTTTGCGGATAAAGCCAACGCGCCCCGTGCCTGAGCATTTGCGGGATCATATGGTTTTGCAGCGCAAGGGGTTCGGGGAAAGTGTGACGGCGGCCGCGCCTGAGGCAGACGGCTGGTATCGCGGGAGCTCGCGGGACCTGGGGGATTTCCAGCTGATGGTGGATACCATCGCGCCGAAGATCACCGTGCTGGGCGGGGTGAAGCAAAACGCGAACCTCAGCGGCGCAGGGCGGATCGCATTCAGCATGAGCGACGGAAGCGGGATCAAATCCTACCGCGCGGAACTGGATGGAAAATGGTTGCGGTTTTCGAGGAAAAGTAACGTAGTTTCTTATAATTTTGATAAACATTGCCCTCCGGGGACGCACACCCTTACGCTCACCGTGACGGACATTGCCAATAACTCATCCACATATACTTTGACGTTTAAACGCTAG
- a CDS encoding DUF6134 family protein, whose translation MNLMRPFNILPGIVLALVFFGTTAFQEPHVFIYDIYLGGNNPVGTVTVRQVKTAEGRKISMQSRVQSKLMSRMEVDITAEYRHHVLQEAMAVRRGGEPLTSVRKGGKGYTVVHKGETRQLASDGIRFCVGDLYFSEPEAVHQVFSETLGKALPLRHLGNHNYELQLPEGKRNIYHYEKGKCTEVEVNHALGKARFVLR comes from the coding sequence ATGAACCTGATGCGTCCATTCAACATCCTCCCGGGAATCGTGCTGGCCCTGGTTTTCTTCGGGACCACGGCCTTCCAGGAACCACATGTCTTCATTTATGACATCTACCTCGGCGGTAACAACCCCGTCGGTACCGTCACCGTCAGGCAGGTAAAAACTGCTGAAGGACGGAAGATTTCCATGCAAAGCCGGGTACAGTCCAAGTTGATGTCGAGGATGGAGGTGGATATCACGGCGGAATACCGGCACCACGTGCTCCAGGAGGCAATGGCGGTGCGCAGGGGCGGGGAGCCGCTCACGTCGGTGAGGAAGGGTGGCAAAGGCTATACGGTGGTTCATAAGGGGGAAACCAGGCAGCTCGCTTCCGACGGAATCCGTTTTTGCGTGGGCGATCTCTATTTCTCCGAGCCGGAAGCCGTGCACCAGGTTTTCAGCGAAACCCTCGGCAAGGCGCTTCCGCTCCGCCACCTCGGCAATCACAACTACGAACTGCAGCTCCCCGAAGGGAAGCGCAACATCTACCATTACGAAAAAGGAAAATGCACCGAAGTGGAAGTCAACCATGCCCTCGGGAAAGCCCGGTTTGTTTTACGCTGA
- a CDS encoding septum formation initiator family protein, whose amino-acid sequence MEQKKPRFRIPAWARNKYIISCILFGAWLLFLDRNNILYQFQLYREVNQLENQKDFYQKEISRDRQTHQELFSSPDKLEKFAREQYMMKKDDEDIYIVPTPPDAKR is encoded by the coding sequence ATGGAACAGAAGAAGCCGAGATTCAGAATCCCCGCATGGGCCCGGAACAAATACATCATCAGTTGTATCCTTTTCGGCGCATGGCTCCTCTTCCTCGACCGTAACAACATCCTCTACCAGTTCCAGCTCTACCGCGAAGTCAACCAGCTCGAAAACCAGAAAGACTTCTACCAGAAAGAGATCAGCCGCGACCGCCAAACCCACCAGGAACTCTTTTCCAGTCCCGATAAACTCGAAAAGTTCGCGCGCGAACAATACATGATGAAAAAGGATGATGAAGACATCTACATCGTGCCGACTCCTCCCGACGCAAAACGTTAA
- a CDS encoding nucleoside permease, with translation MNTSKGAQLSFMMFLQYFIWGAWYVSMNSYMATNLQSTGQQISYAYMALAIATMISPIFVGMVADKYFAAQKIMGVLHLVGAGTLLLATTTTSNTVFIGIVLFYSLLYMPTIALSNSVAFTQMQDPTKQFPLIRMFGTVGWIFSGILISNLLEVEKTHFIFIIAAAASTILGMYSFLLPNTPPPAKDTSMSASQALGADALVLFKDRPYTVFFVAAVLICIPLSFYYGFANLFLNEAGMENAAGKMIYGQISEGLFILAIPLLLNRIGVKKMLILGMGAWVIRYILFAYGNSGDNLWMLYGGIILHGICYDFFFVTGYLYTERKAGEKIKSAAQGLFTFATYGLGMVIGTLFSGMVADHFTANGQRVWSSIWMVPVYIAAAVLVYFILAFRDRKQTDVNA, from the coding sequence GTGAATACCAGCAAAGGCGCCCAACTATCCTTCATGATGTTCCTCCAGTATTTTATCTGGGGGGCCTGGTACGTTTCCATGAACTCCTACATGGCTACCAACCTGCAATCCACCGGTCAGCAAATCAGCTACGCCTATATGGCGCTGGCCATCGCCACCATGATTTCCCCGATTTTCGTGGGGATGGTGGCCGACAAATACTTTGCCGCCCAGAAAATCATGGGTGTGTTGCACCTCGTGGGCGCGGGCACGTTGCTGCTGGCCACCACCACCACTTCCAACACGGTTTTCATTGGGATCGTGCTGTTCTATTCGCTGCTGTACATGCCCACCATCGCGCTGAGCAACTCGGTAGCGTTCACGCAAATGCAGGATCCCACCAAGCAGTTCCCGCTCATCCGTATGTTCGGGACCGTGGGCTGGATCTTTTCGGGTATCCTCATCAGCAATCTCCTGGAAGTCGAAAAAACACACTTCATATTTATCATCGCGGCCGCCGCCTCCACCATCCTGGGGATGTACAGCTTTCTGCTGCCCAATACGCCGCCGCCGGCGAAAGACACGTCCATGTCCGCTTCGCAGGCGCTGGGGGCTGATGCGCTCGTATTATTCAAGGACCGGCCGTATACCGTGTTTTTCGTTGCAGCGGTGCTGATCTGCATCCCGCTGAGCTTCTATTACGGTTTCGCCAACCTCTTCCTGAACGAAGCGGGGATGGAAAATGCGGCCGGGAAGATGATTTACGGGCAGATATCCGAAGGGCTCTTTATCCTGGCGATTCCTTTACTGCTGAACAGAATCGGGGTGAAAAAGATGCTGATACTGGGGATGGGCGCCTGGGTGATCCGGTATATCCTCTTCGCATACGGCAACAGCGGCGACAACCTCTGGATGCTATACGGCGGCATTATCCTGCATGGCATCTGTTATGATTTCTTCTTCGTGACCGGTTATCTTTATACCGAAAGGAAGGCGGGAGAGAAGATCAAGTCCGCCGCGCAGGGGCTCTTCACCTTTGCCACTTACGGTCTCGGCATGGTGATCGGTACGCTCTTCTCCGGCATGGTGGCCGATCACTTCACGGCCAACGGCCAACGCGTATGGTCCAGCATCTGGATGGTGCCGGTATACATCGCCGCGGCGGTACTGGTGTACTTCATCCTGGCTTTCCGCGACCGCAAACAAACAGACGTAAACGCATAA
- the nth gene encoding endonuclease III, giving the protein MTKKERFQYVIDYFEHHAPDAETELLYDNPYQLLVAVILSAQCTDKRVNMTTPAIFSQYPDIPSLSHATFDELFPLIRSISYPNNKTRHLIGMANMVMDEFNGEIPSTVPELVKLPGVGRKTANVITSVIYQQPNMAVDTHVFRVSARLGLTTNAKTPLQTEQQLLKYIPKEKVHIAHHWLILHGRYICIARNPKCGECGLRKVCKYYQQLVKS; this is encoded by the coding sequence ATGACGAAAAAAGAGCGATTCCAATATGTGATCGATTATTTTGAACATCATGCGCCGGATGCCGAAACGGAACTGCTGTACGATAATCCGTATCAATTACTCGTTGCCGTTATCTTGTCCGCCCAGTGTACGGACAAGCGCGTGAACATGACCACGCCGGCCATCTTCAGCCAGTACCCGGATATTCCTTCCCTCAGCCACGCCACGTTCGACGAGCTGTTCCCGCTCATCCGCAGCATCAGCTATCCCAACAACAAGACCAGGCACCTCATCGGCATGGCCAATATGGTCATGGATGAATTCAATGGCGAGATCCCGTCTACCGTGCCCGAGCTCGTCAAGCTCCCCGGTGTGGGCCGCAAAACCGCGAACGTGATCACCAGCGTTATTTACCAGCAACCCAACATGGCCGTAGACACCCACGTTTTTCGTGTATCCGCACGGCTGGGTCTTACCACCAACGCCAAAACGCCGCTGCAAACAGAACAACAACTCCTGAAATACATTCCCAAAGAAAAGGTCCACATCGCCCACCACTGGCTCATCCTGCATGGTCGGTACATCTGCATCGCCCGGAACCCGAAGTGCGGAGAATGCGGCTTGCGAAAGGTGTGCAAATATTACCAGCAGCTGGTAAAATCTTAA
- the eno gene encoding phosphopyruvate hydratase: MSIISEIHARQILDSRGNPTVEVDVTTEDGHLGRAAVPSGASTGKHEAVELRDGDKGAYMGKGVLKAVKNVNEVIADELIGWDISDQAGIDKLLIELDGTENKAKLGANATLAVSMAVAKAAAEAYGLPLFRYLGGVNGTTLPLPLMNIINGGVHADNKIDFQEFMIIPVGADTFSDGLRWGVEVFHHLKSVLKKKGYSTNVGDEGGFAPEIQSNEEAIETVLQAIEAAGYKPGSQIAIALDAASSEMYNEADNTYKFYKSSQKIISSDEMVAFWAEWCKKYPIVSIEDGMAEDDWNGWKKQTQAIGANVQLVGDDLFVTNVKRLKQGIDQDIANSILIKVNQIGTITETINAVSMAQKAGYTSIMSHRSGETEDTTIADLAVALNCGQIKTGSASRTDRMAKYNQLLRIEELLDSSAIYPKNSIKFGKK, encoded by the coding sequence ATGAGTATCATTTCAGAGATCCATGCCAGACAGATTTTAGACAGCCGCGGCAATCCCACGGTGGAAGTAGACGTAACCACGGAAGATGGCCACCTCGGCCGTGCCGCCGTTCCCTCCGGCGCATCTACCGGGAAACACGAAGCCGTAGAGCTGCGCGATGGCGATAAAGGGGCTTACATGGGCAAAGGTGTGCTCAAAGCGGTAAAAAACGTCAATGAAGTGATCGCTGACGAACTCATCGGCTGGGACATTTCCGACCAGGCCGGCATCGATAAACTCCTCATCGAGCTCGACGGTACCGAAAATAAAGCCAAACTGGGCGCCAACGCCACCCTCGCCGTGTCTATGGCAGTAGCCAAAGCCGCTGCGGAAGCTTATGGCCTCCCCCTCTTCCGCTACCTTGGCGGCGTAAACGGCACCACCCTGCCGCTGCCCCTCATGAATATCATCAACGGCGGCGTTCACGCCGATAACAAGATCGACTTCCAGGAGTTCATGATCATCCCCGTGGGTGCAGACACCTTCTCCGACGGCCTCCGTTGGGGCGTGGAAGTGTTCCACCACCTTAAATCCGTACTGAAGAAGAAAGGATACAGCACCAACGTAGGCGACGAAGGCGGTTTCGCTCCTGAAATCCAGTCGAACGAAGAAGCGATCGAAACCGTGCTCCAGGCCATCGAAGCCGCTGGCTACAAACCCGGCTCCCAGATCGCCATCGCGCTCGACGCCGCTTCCAGCGAAATGTATAACGAGGCCGACAACACCTATAAATTCTACAAATCCTCCCAGAAAATCATCTCCTCCGACGAAATGGTAGCCTTCTGGGCAGAATGGTGCAAGAAATACCCCATCGTTTCCATTGAAGACGGCATGGCCGAAGACGACTGGAACGGCTGGAAAAAACAAACCCAGGCCATCGGCGCCAATGTACAGCTCGTTGGCGACGACCTGTTCGTGACCAACGTGAAGCGACTGAAACAAGGAATCGACCAGGATATCGCGAACTCTATCCTCATCAAGGTTAACCAGATCGGCACCATCACCGAAACCATCAACGCCGTATCCATGGCGCAGAAGGCAGGTTACACCTCCATCATGAGCCACCGTTCCGGCGAAACCGAAGACACCACCATCGCCGACCTGGCTGTGGCGTTGAACTGCGGTCAGATCAAAACCGGTTCCGCTTCCCGCACCGACCGTATGGCGAAATACAACCAGCTGCTCCGCATCGAGGAACTGCTGGACAGCAGCGCCATTTATCCGAAAAATTCCATTAAATTTGGTAAGAAATAA
- a CDS encoding DUF4332 domain-containing protein: MSYPIQEIQGIGPNYAGKLQGIGIDTVAKLLEDGRQKSGRSRIAASTGIPETLILTWVNHADLMRLNGVGDQFAELLEAAGVDTVKELRNRNAENLHAKVYELNQLKNLSGRAPSLAEIQSMIDQAKDLEPAISY, encoded by the coding sequence ATGAGCTACCCGATACAAGAGATCCAGGGGATCGGCCCCAACTACGCAGGCAAACTGCAAGGCATCGGCATCGACACCGTGGCGAAGTTGCTGGAAGACGGCCGGCAGAAAAGCGGAAGGTCCCGCATCGCGGCATCCACCGGCATTCCCGAAACACTGATACTGACATGGGTGAACCATGCAGACCTTATGCGCCTCAACGGCGTGGGCGACCAGTTCGCCGAGCTGCTCGAAGCGGCGGGCGTGGACACCGTGAAGGAATTGCGGAACCGGAATGCGGAAAACCTGCACGCCAAAGTGTATGAACTGAACCAGCTGAAGAACCTCAGCGGCCGGGCGCCTTCGCTGGCGGAAATCCAGTCCATGATCGATCAGGCGAAAGACCTGGAGCCCGCCATTTCCTACTAA
- a CDS encoding Gfo/Idh/MocA family oxidoreductase has protein sequence MAKIAMLGSGFIGRFYADSLQGQRSRDKIVSIYSRREESAKKFAADYNCDHWTTDMEEAINHPDVDMVCISLPNNLHEAAVLACCKAKKAVMCTKPLGRNAEEAQRMMEAVEKAGIFNGYLEDLVYTPKFLKALQSVKAGALGKILWAKSRETHPGPHSEWFWDKEQAGGGCMLDLGCHCVEIARSFIGKDIKPIEVMCWADTQVKPIDAEDHAIGLVKYENGAIGQFEVSWTFRGGLDLRDEVMGSEGTIWLNSFLRTGFDMFTTGKGADYVAEKAESNSGWLFPVGDELNELGYNHMFADMFNAVEAGKAPQETFYDGYVVNAILDAAYRSAASKQWEPVQLPVWRGQEGVQKEKALTSYNEQFYLIKEEMTHFGTQKLILKDKKTGQIIEKTL, from the coding sequence ATGGCGAAAATTGCAATGCTTGGGTCCGGATTCATCGGACGGTTCTATGCAGATTCTTTACAGGGGCAGCGCAGCCGCGACAAGATCGTGAGCATCTACTCGCGCCGCGAAGAAAGCGCGAAGAAGTTCGCGGCAGATTACAATTGCGACCACTGGACCACGGATATGGAAGAGGCGATCAACCATCCCGATGTGGACATGGTCTGCATTTCCCTTCCCAACAACCTGCACGAAGCCGCCGTGCTGGCGTGCTGCAAGGCGAAAAAGGCCGTGATGTGCACCAAGCCCCTGGGCCGCAACGCCGAGGAAGCCCAACGCATGATGGAAGCGGTGGAAAAAGCCGGTATCTTCAACGGCTACCTGGAAGACCTGGTGTATACGCCTAAATTCCTCAAAGCCCTCCAGTCCGTAAAAGCCGGCGCGCTGGGCAAGATACTCTGGGCCAAATCCCGGGAAACGCACCCCGGCCCCCACTCCGAATGGTTCTGGGATAAAGAACAGGCTGGCGGCGGTTGCATGCTCGACCTCGGTTGCCACTGCGTGGAAATCGCCCGCAGCTTCATCGGCAAAGACATTAAACCCATCGAAGTAATGTGCTGGGCAGATACCCAGGTGAAACCCATCGACGCTGAAGACCACGCTATCGGCCTCGTGAAATACGAAAACGGTGCCATCGGCCAGTTCGAAGTGAGCTGGACCTTCCGCGGCGGCCTCGACCTCCGCGATGAGGTGATGGGCTCCGAAGGCACCATCTGGCTCAACAGTTTCCTCCGTACTGGCTTCGACATGTTCACCACCGGCAAAGGCGCGGATTATGTGGCCGAGAAAGCGGAAAGCAACTCCGGCTGGCTCTTCCCCGTGGGTGACGAACTGAACGAACTGGGTTACAACCATATGTTCGCCGATATGTTCAACGCCGTGGAAGCCGGCAAGGCCCCGCAGGAAACGTTCTACGACGGGTACGTGGTAAATGCCATCCTCGACGCCGCCTACCGCTCCGCCGCTTCCAAGCAATGGGAACCCGTGCAGCTGCCTGTTTGGCGCGGCCAGGAAGGGGTGCAGAAAGAAAAAGCGCTCACCAGCTACAATGAGCAGTTCTACCTCATCAAAGAAGAAATGACGCACTTTGGCACGCAGAAGCTCATCCTGAAAGACAAAAAAACCGGCCAGATCATCGAAAAAACGCTCTGA
- the bcp gene encoding thioredoxin-dependent thiol peroxidase yields MTHLQPGVSAPDFSAVDQHGNTVSLADFRGKKVILYFYPHDMTPGCTTQACNLRDHHSQLLGRGYAVVGVSEDDEQSHKKFSDKYELPFPILVDTSHEILNAYGVWGEKTFMGRTYDGTHRTTFLIDENGVVAHIIEKPDTGDHAREIIELWEGHTDGWVDVKAEEKEEAAAPVAAPPAAEPVAPAPAKKAVKKKAPAKVAPVEKKAEPKIAAKKPAAKAAPAPKKAAAKAKPAAKKPAAKAAPAPKKAAAKAKPAAKKAAVKAKPVAKKAAVKAKPVAKKAAVKAKPVAKKAATKAKPVARKAAVKAKPVAKKATAKAKPVAKKAAVKAKPVAKKAAAKAKPVAKKAAVKAKPAVKKAAGKAKPVAKKAAAKAKPVARKAAVKTKPVAKKAAAKAKPVVKKAAAKAKPAPKAKAKKK; encoded by the coding sequence ATGACGCATCTGCAACCTGGGGTAAGCGCCCCTGATTTCTCCGCCGTGGACCAGCATGGTAACACCGTATCGCTGGCCGATTTCAGAGGAAAGAAAGTAATCCTCTATTTTTACCCGCACGACATGACGCCGGGCTGTACAACCCAGGCCTGCAATCTCCGCGATCACCACTCCCAGCTCCTGGGCAGAGGGTATGCCGTGGTCGGCGTCAGCGAGGACGACGAGCAAAGCCACAAGAAATTTAGCGACAAGTACGAACTGCCTTTCCCCATCCTCGTGGATACCAGTCACGAAATTCTGAACGCGTATGGCGTTTGGGGTGAAAAGACATTCATGGGCCGCACTTACGACGGCACCCATCGCACCACTTTCCTCATCGATGAAAACGGCGTAGTAGCCCACATCATCGAGAAACCCGACACCGGCGACCATGCCCGCGAGATCATCGAGCTTTGGGAAGGTCATACCGACGGCTGGGTAGATGTGAAAGCTGAAGAAAAAGAAGAAGCCGCCGCTCCCGTGGCCGCCCCACCTGCCGCCGAACCGGTTGCTCCTGCTCCCGCAAAGAAAGCAGTGAAAAAGAAAGCTCCTGCCAAGGTGGCTCCCGTTGAAAAGAAAGCCGAGCCTAAGATTGCAGCGAAGAAGCCTGCAGCCAAAGCAGCACCCGCTCCTAAAAAAGCTGCCGCCAAAGCGAAACCCGCAGCGAAGAAACCTGCCGCCAAAGCAGCGCCTGCTCCTAAAAAAGCTGCCGCCAAAGCGAAGCCCGCTGCAAAGAAAGCCGCAGTTAAAGCGAAACCTGTAGCCAAGAAAGCTGCGGTTAAAGCGAAACCGGTTGCGAAGAAGGCAGCCGTTAAAGCAAAGCCGGTTGCGAAGAAAGCCGCTACTAAAGCGAAACCCGTAGCCAGGAAAGCCGCAGTTAAAGCAAAGCCCGTAGCTAAAAAGGCCACAGCCAAAGCAAAACCTGTTGCTAAAAAAGCTGCAGTTAAAGCGAAACCCGTAGCTAAAAAGGCCGCAGCCAAAGCAAAACCTGTTGCTAAAAAAGCCGCTGTTAAGGCAAAACCCGCTGTTAAAAAGGCCGCTGGTAAAGCAAAGCCTGTAGCGAAGAAAGCCGCTGCTAAAGCGAAACCGGTAGCCAGGAAAGCTGCTGTTAAAACGAAACCGGTTGCGAAGAAAGCTGCTGCTAAAGCAAAACCGGTAGTTAAAAAAGCCGCCGCCAAAGCGAAACCCGCTCCGAAAGCCAAGGCTAAAAAGAAATAA
- a CDS encoding carboxypeptidase-like regulatory domain-containing protein, whose protein sequence is MKRAKLSLLAVAAVAFGAFAFKGIAGGSISGKVVPADGATEAWAVSGTDTLKAPIADGAFSFAEAAAGTYTVIVDAKEPFKDATITDVKVEDGKATDLGEIKLAQ, encoded by the coding sequence ATGAAAAGAGCAAAATTAAGTTTGTTAGCAGTTGCGGCCGTTGCATTCGGCGCATTCGCCTTCAAAGGTATCGCAGGCGGTTCCATCTCCGGTAAAGTAGTTCCGGCCGACGGAGCAACAGAAGCATGGGCAGTTTCCGGCACCGACACGCTGAAAGCCCCCATTGCTGACGGCGCCTTCTCCTTCGCAGAAGCAGCAGCCGGCACTTACACCGTGATTGTTGACGCCAAGGAACCCTTTAAGGACGCTACCATCACCGACGTAAAAGTAGAGGACGGTAAAGCAACCGACCTTGGCGAAATCAAACTTGCACAATAA
- the gldA gene encoding gliding motility-associated ABC transporter ATP-binding subunit GldA, producing the protein MSIKVTALLKQYGEQKAVDGISFSLQKGEIVGFLGPNGAGKSTTMKIITGYLPPTGGSASVCGHDVASEPLEVRRRVGYLPEANPLYPDMYIREFLEFAGGMHGLKGKAATARIDEMIGRTGLTPERHKKIGALSKGYKQRVGLAQALLHDPEVLILDEPTSGLDPNQLADIRQLIRELGENKTVMLSTHIMQEVEALCSRAIIINKGHIIADGAISTLRQGASGFIQVAFAEETAASDLQSLPGVQKVTAAEGNSWRLYTTEPETVRKNLLQFALINNRNILSLQSNSLSLEDVFRELTN; encoded by the coding sequence ATGTCAATCAAAGTAACGGCGCTGCTGAAGCAGTACGGGGAGCAAAAGGCGGTAGACGGCATCTCTTTCAGCCTCCAGAAAGGCGAGATCGTCGGGTTCCTGGGGCCTAACGGCGCAGGGAAATCCACCACCATGAAGATTATCACGGGCTATCTGCCGCCTACGGGCGGCTCGGCTTCGGTTTGCGGGCACGATGTGGCCAGCGAACCGCTGGAGGTTCGCCGCCGCGTGGGTTACCTCCCGGAAGCCAATCCCCTGTACCCGGACATGTACATCCGGGAGTTCCTTGAGTTCGCCGGCGGCATGCACGGCCTGAAAGGCAAGGCGGCTACCGCCAGGATTGACGAGATGATCGGGCGGACGGGCCTCACCCCCGAGCGCCACAAGAAGATCGGGGCGCTCTCCAAAGGGTATAAACAACGTGTAGGCCTGGCGCAGGCCCTGCTGCACGACCCGGAAGTCCTCATCCTCGACGAGCCTACTTCCGGCCTGGACCCTAACCAGTTGGCAGACATCCGGCAGCTGATCCGGGAACTGGGCGAAAACAAGACGGTCATGCTTTCCACCCACATCATGCAGGAAGTGGAGGCGCTCTGCAGCCGCGCCATCATCATCAACAAAGGCCACATCATCGCCGACGGCGCCATCAGCACCCTCCGCCAGGGCGCTTCCGGGTTTATCCAGGTAGCCTTCGCCGAGGAAACGGCCGCATCCGACCTCCAATCACTCCCCGGCGTACAAAAAGTAACCGCCGCCGAAGGGAATTCCTGGCGCCTTTACACCACGGAACCCGAAACAGTACGGAAAAACCTGCTGCAATTCGCTTTGATAAATAACCGGAACATCCTTTCTTTGCAGAGCAATTCGCTGTCGCTCGAAGACGTGTTCAGGGAACTGACAAACTAG